One part of the Gemmatimonadales bacterium genome encodes these proteins:
- a CDS encoding dienelactone hydrolase family protein: MADPLPLHAVIDRGSGDGPIIVLLHGRGSDERDLEPLGRMLHPDATAVSIRAPFPAAPWGYGPGYAWYQFLGGTTPDSESFEHGQEALAAFLAVLPAHLGRHDVPVILGGFSQGGTSSLAYVMRHPGAVHGVMVFSGFLADHPSVEVTAERVGSTPIFWGHGTADSAVPYDAAEAGWRTLRAAGARLEAHTYTGMSHTISEVELRDAAVWLDGVLRDPTESGASR, from the coding sequence GTGGCCGATCCTCTTCCGCTGCACGCAGTGATCGATCGCGGGTCCGGCGACGGGCCGATCATCGTTCTCCTCCATGGCCGCGGCAGCGATGAACGCGATCTCGAACCACTCGGTCGCATGCTGCATCCCGACGCCACCGCCGTCTCGATTCGAGCGCCATTTCCGGCAGCGCCATGGGGCTACGGGCCGGGGTACGCCTGGTATCAGTTTCTCGGCGGTACCACGCCCGACTCGGAATCATTCGAGCACGGCCAGGAAGCGCTCGCAGCGTTCCTTGCCGTATTGCCGGCGCACCTCGGCCGTCACGATGTTCCGGTCATTCTTGGCGGATTCTCGCAAGGCGGGACATCGTCGCTGGCGTATGTGATGCGGCACCCCGGTGCGGTGCACGGCGTCATGGTCTTCTCGGGGTTTCTCGCCGATCATCCGTCCGTCGAAGTCACCGCCGAACGCGTCGGATCAACACCGATCTTCTGGGGCCACGGAACCGCAGACAGCGCGGTGCCATACGACGCGGCCGAAGCGGGCTGGCGGACGCTACGCGCCGCTGGCGCCAGGTTGGAAGCGCACACCTACACGGGGATGTCTCACACCATCAGTGAAGTGGAACTGCGCGATGCTGCGGTCTGGCTCGATGGAGTGCTGAGGGATCCAACGGAAAGCGGCGCCTCAAGGTAG